The following is a genomic window from Prevotella sp. E13-17.
TAATCGCGTACGATGCGTTGAAGAAATGCAGTATCGTAGGCTTCCTGCCGCTCTATGCCCAGCTTCTGTGCCACCTTGTTGGCCAGGGCAGCAGTGCGCGGCAGGAAGTCGTCGCTTTTCATCGCCAGCGTCCGACTGATAATCTCTATCTGTTCCAGTGATAAGTCGGCAGCCTGTGGGTAGCGCGGTTTGTAGTTGCTTTCCAGAAAGTCATACTCGTCCAGGCTGACCTGAATGTCCTTATACTTTTTCAGTTTGACGACCATCGTGCCCGCCGCCAGGTCACCTATGCGCTGGTTGCGTCGGTTCAGTATCATGACCAGCACGCCGGCAAAGCTCAGTATGGGACCGTCAATCAGATACATCAGCCAGCGAATCAGGAAAGCACCAATGGTCGGTGTCGAGCCATCGGCTTTCACCACGCGCGTCTTCATGATCTTTTTTCCGACGGACTGTCCACGGTTGAACAGTTCGCAGAGCAGCGTATAGAATAGAATGGGCAAGACTATCAGTAAGACATTGGTCATGAAACTGAGATCCAGTTCCTTCAGGACCCTTGACACCAAGACGGCATATACCAACATGACGCCCCAGTCTATCACCTGGGCAGCCATGCGGTCGCCCACACTGGCGGGCGTCAACTCCAATTGTACGTATTGTCCTGTAAGAAAACTTGGTTCTGACATGATTTGGCAAGGTTTTGTTTAAAATCGCTGCAAATTTAGTGTTTTTTCTTTAAAATCGTTGTGTGTGTAGTTTTTTTTATTTACTTTTGCCTGCGAAATTAGTCAAACCAATAACAGCCGGTGAAAGAAGTAACTTTTATCAGACACAACATTGACAAGTGGAGACGGTATGAAAAAGTGCTCGAAGAAGAGGTCTTTTCTACGCCAGATGACTTGGCAGATGCTTATATCGACGTTACTTCAGACTTAGCTTTTTCGCAAACACACTATCCACAATCACGTATCACACTCTATCTGAACAACCTCGGCATATCTATCCACAACAAGATATACCGCAACAAGCGTGAGCGCTGGACCCGTATCTATACGTTTTGGACCCAAGAGGTGCCTGCCACCATGTGGGATGCCCGCCGCGAATTGCGTTGGTCGTTCCTGATCTTCCTGATGTTTTCCTTCGTGGGCGCCTTGTCGCAATGGCTCGATCCCGAGTTCTCGCGTTTGATCATGGGCGATAGCTATGTGGATATGACGCTCGACAATATCGCTAAGGGGTCGCCTATGGCGGTCTATGATGGCTCGACAGAGGGGTCGATGTTTGTACAGATTACCCTGAACAATGTCAAGGTGTCCTTCTTGGTCTATGTTATGGGCATCTTTACGAGTCTTGGCACGGGCTTTCTTCTCATGCGGAACGCGGTGATGCTGGGTGCTTTCCAAACCTTCTTTGCTCAGCATGGGCTGCTCTGCGAGTCGGCACTGGCCATCTGGTTGCACGGCACGCTGGAGATTTCTGCCATCATCATTGCCGGTGCTGCCGGTCTGGCCATGGGCAATGGCTGGCTGTTTCCCGGCACTTATTCCCGTATGGATGCCTTCCGTCGGGGTGTGAAACGCGGTCTGAAGATTGTTGTGGGCACGGTGCCTGTGTTCATCATGGCCGGCTTTATCGAGAGTTTTGCCACCCGCCATGTTGAGGTGGCCGATGCGTTGCGCTTGGGCATCATCGTACTCTCGGCCCTATTTATTGTCTCTTATTTTATTGTTTTACCATATTTAAAACATCATGAATCAGGAAAAACTACAAACTGAACTCTACGTTACACGAGACTTCGGAAAGAAATTGTCGGACACCATAGAATTTATCCGCAGCAACTGGCGCTTGCTGTTGCGCTATGAGACCTATCTGTTGCTTCCAATCAGTGTGATACTGGCCTTCTTTACGAATAATCTCGTTTCCGATTATTCTGGCATGCTTACTAGCATGATTGGAGTTACCATGTATGGATCAGGCATTTATCGTAACTTTGACAATATATTGGAGTGGTTCATCAATCTGTTTGGCTCTTTTGTCTGCTACGGAGCGGCCTTTATAGCTCTCAGTGCAGTAGTCTATGCCGTGATTTACTTCGTTTTCTTCACCGATAAGAAAATGACGGAAGTCAGTTTCGAGGAGCTGAAACCCCGCCTATGGTATTATGCAAAGCGTTCCCTCGTCTTGTCGCTGGTGACACTGGTGCTGTGCATCGTGGCTTCGATTGCGCTGGTGATGGTATTAGTAGGCCTCACCTTCCTGTTTAGCAGCATGCGCTTTGCCCTTCTCCCGATATATTTGTTCATTATCTTGGCAGTTGTTGCAGTAACAATCCCCCTGCTGTTGGTAATGCCTATCTACATGCTGGAGCCAGAATGCTCAGTTGTTAATGCCTTTATGAAGGCCTTCCGCTTGGGCTTTGCTACATGGGCAGGCGTGTTTGCTGTGTCGTTTGTGATAGGACTCGTGAGTACCATATTCGAGATGGTCACCACGATGCCTTGGTATGTGATGATTTTCACCAAAGAGATATTTACGTTGGCACACGATGGTGATGCTGGCATGACGGGCTCGTTCCTTTTCAGCTTTACGCAGTACCTGTTCTGCATTCTTCAATGCTTTGGTATGATGGTTGCCTCGACCCTCTCAATCGTGGGTATCACTATCCAGTATGGTCATGCTGCCGACAAAATCGACGGACGTGGCGTTGCCCAACATATTGACCATTTTGACCAGTTCGATAACGTCTAATCGCAGATAAGACCTTGGTGGCTCTCGATACCTTACAGATAGACAGCATGCAGGTTGCCATGTGGCAACAGGATGGCCGGTATGACTACAACCGCGAACTGATGGGCGGTGGCGAAAGTCTGCTGGAATGGCTGCAGCGTGTCGTCATGGGATGGTTCGAAGAACTGTTTGCCATTGCAGCGCACGACGAAAGGATGCAGTGGCTCCTGGCTGCGTTGGGTGTGGTGCTCGTTGTTGCTGTCGGCTGGTTTGTATGGCGAAAGCGCCAGCTGAAGTTTAACTACGATCGTCGTAATAACACACTCGACTACGAGCTCGATGGAGACACCATCTATGGCATGGACTTCACCCAGTTGATACAGGAAGTGTTGACGCGTGAGGACTATGCTCAAGTGGTACGCCTGGTCTATCTGCAGACGTTGAAGATGTTGAGCGATGCCACTCGCATCAACTGGCAAGCCTCTAAGACGCCCACACAGTATGTGGCTGAGGTAAGGCAGGAAGACTTTACAGAGCTGTCGCACCTGTTCATGCGTGTGAGATACGGTAATTTAACGGCCACGAAGCAACTGGCAGAGCGGATGAATATCCTGCAAGAGAATGTTGGACGCTGGCTCAACCAACCGACGGAAGGAGGTGAGGAGGCATGAAGATCAATGTGAAGTTTGTCATCGTGATATTACTGCTGGTGGCAGTGGCGTTCGCCATTGAATACCAGATGCCCCGCCGTTTCTCTTGGGAATACTCGTTCAGTCATGAGGACGACCAGCCTTTCGGTTGTATGATCATGGACAGCGTGCTGTCGGCATCGCTGCCTCATGGCTACGAAGTGCAGAATAGCACCTTCAGAGAGATGCTCGAGGATAGCACGATAAAGGCCCCCATAGGCATCATCGCTCTGACAGACCAGCGCATGGCGGATGCATCACGCGCCTATAGGTTGGCCGAACGTGGTCATGTAGTGCTGTTGGGATGTGGCAACGCAAATGATTTGAAAGATACGTTGCACTTTGAAGTGACGTGGCGCACCCGCTTTATTCTCAACGAGATGACTGGTCAGGACGCCGTCAAAGGTCGCCTGAGATGGATAGGGCAGGAGAGTGGCTATGCCAATCACCCAGCTGTCTATTCCGTATATAATAAGTTGATTACGGAGCGCATCATTTTGGATGAGAATGCCGTGTGCACACCGCTGTTGCAATACGAAATGGTATCAGCTAACAACCTTAGCGACACGTGTGTCGTCGCAGTGTCCTTCCCCGTGGGCAAAGGCGAACTCATCGTGCTGTCGGCGCCATTGCTGATGACCAACTACACGATGCTCGACGAAGGTGGTTCGGCAGTCATCGGCCGACTGATGAACCGCATGAAGCATCTGCACGTCGTTCGCACGCAGAGATACATGCCCGCTACGGCCCGCAACGAGACCTCGCCCTTCTATGTGCTCCTGCAAAAACCCCCATTGCGCTGGGCGCTCTACCTGTCGTTCCTCACCATTTTATTATTGATGGCATTCACTGCTCGCCGCCGTCAGCGTGCTATCCCTGTGATGGTGGCACCCGAGAACCGAAACTTGGAATTCGTGAAGCTGATAGGCAGCCTCTATTGGCAGGAGCATAACCATGCTGACCTGATCAAAAAGAAACTGAACTACACGGCAGAGACGATACGTCGGGAAACGGGTGTGGACATCATGGACGAACAGGTCATGAAGAAGAACATGGACCTGCTGGTGAGACTCACCGGTATGGATGCCCACCGGCTCAGCGATATCGTGATCAATGCCAAGGTGGCTGCTACGGGCATGTACGACATCAGCGACAAGGAGCTGAAGGCGCACATCGCCGATTTGAATGAAATGACTCAAAACCTATAGATATGACACAAGAGAACAATGAACAAAGAATAGACCTGACGGCATTTGCCGAGCGCGTGAACGAGTTGCGTGAGCAGATTTCACAAGTCATCGTCGGACAGGATGAGACTGTGACACTGCTGCTGACGGCCATTCTGGCCAATGGTCATGTGCTGATAGAAGGTGTGCCCGGTGTGGCCAAGACGCTGCTGGCCCGACTGGTGTCAAAGCTTATTGATGCCCGCTTCAGTCGCGTGCAGTTCACACCCGACCTGATGC
Proteins encoded in this region:
- a CDS encoding RDD family protein → MSEPSFLTGQYVQLELTPASVGDRMAAQVIDWGVMLVYAVLVSRVLKELDLSFMTNVLLIVLPILFYTLLCELFNRGQSVGKKIMKTRVVKADGSTPTIGAFLIRWLMYLIDGPILSFAGVLVMILNRRNQRIGDLAAGTMVVKLKKYKDIQVSLDEYDFLESNYKPRYPQAADLSLEQIEIISRTLAMKSDDFLPRTAALANKVAQKLGIERQEAYDTAFLQRIVRDYQYYALEEI
- a CDS encoding stage II sporulation protein M; amino-acid sequence: MKEVTFIRHNIDKWRRYEKVLEEEVFSTPDDLADAYIDVTSDLAFSQTHYPQSRITLYLNNLGISIHNKIYRNKRERWTRIYTFWTQEVPATMWDARRELRWSFLIFLMFSFVGALSQWLDPEFSRLIMGDSYVDMTLDNIAKGSPMAVYDGSTEGSMFVQITLNNVKVSFLVYVMGIFTSLGTGFLLMRNAVMLGAFQTFFAQHGLLCESALAIWLHGTLEISAIIIAGAAGLAMGNGWLFPGTYSRMDAFRRGVKRGLKIVVGTVPVFIMAGFIESFATRHVEVADALRLGIIVLSALFIVSYFIVLPYLKHHESGKTTN
- a CDS encoding DUF4129 domain-containing protein, producing MALDTLQIDSMQVAMWQQDGRYDYNRELMGGGESLLEWLQRVVMGWFEELFAIAAHDERMQWLLAALGVVLVVAVGWFVWRKRQLKFNYDRRNNTLDYELDGDTIYGMDFTQLIQEVLTREDYAQVVRLVYLQTLKMLSDATRINWQASKTPTQYVAEVRQEDFTELSHLFMRVRYGNLTATKQLAERMNILQENVGRWLNQPTEGGEEA